The following are encoded together in the Paraburkholderia sp. BL10I2N1 genome:
- a CDS encoding MarR family transcriptional regulator, which produces MFDHCLYFNTSALARRLEREWADAFEPFDLTPPQGFMLRAIIDRPGMLQRELSEQMSIARPTATRAMDGLEAKGYIERRRTADDGRGVSIFPTRKAIGIKVALNGASNAVTARLKATLGNAKFADTVTKVRGAREALT; this is translated from the coding sequence ATGTTCGATCATTGCCTCTACTTCAACACTTCGGCGCTTGCTCGCAGACTCGAGCGGGAATGGGCCGACGCATTCGAGCCTTTCGACCTGACACCGCCTCAAGGTTTCATGCTCCGCGCCATCATCGACAGGCCGGGAATGCTGCAGCGTGAACTCTCGGAGCAAATGTCGATTGCAAGGCCGACGGCGACGCGGGCGATGGACGGCCTCGAAGCGAAGGGGTACATCGAGCGGCGCCGCACCGCGGACGACGGCCGCGGGGTTTCCATCTTCCCGACAAGAAAAGCGATTGGTATCAAGGTTGCGCTGAATGGCGCCAGCAATGCAGTAACGGCCAGGCTCAAGGCGACACTCGGCAACGCAAAATTCGCGGACACCGTGACCAAAGTGCGGGGTGCGCGCGAGGCGCTCACTTAA